The sequence below is a genomic window from Flavobacterium lipolyticum.
TAATATTGAAAATGATACCGAAGAAATGAAAATTTTCTTGTTAGGACATGGAATGATTTCGCCGGTGCCTGATTTTATTTTTGGAGAAGCAAAGAATAAAGCTTCACAGAATATTGAAAATTTAATCTATTTTGCTCACTCTGATTTGTCGGGGATTTCAATTTTTGAAGAAGCTTTTCATCAGGGAATTAATGCCGTAAATAAAATTTTAGATGGAACAGCCCTGGATTCATAAAGCAAAAACAGATTCATTGTTAATCATTGGGCCGTCATTTTTTGTGCTGGCCATTATTTTTGTTTTTCAGAACTATATTACTTCGATCGAAAATAAGTATTCGTTTTACACCTGGCTTTTTCTAATTGTATTTATTGATGTCGCACACGTTTACGCTACCTTGTTTAAAACCTATTTTGTAAAAGAGGAATTTCTGAAAGACAGGAAAAGACTGATTCTGGTGCCTGTTATTTGTTTTCTTACCGGTTTAGTCTTATTCTCTTTCGGAAGCTTAGTTTTTTGGTCTTTTCTGGCTTATGTGGCAGTTTTCCATTTTATTCGGCAGCAATATGGGTTCATGCGATTGTATGCACGCAAGGAAGAGAAAACGAAAGTTTCTGTGTGGATTGATAATTTGGCAATTTATGCTTCTACAGTTTATCCAATGCTATTTTGGTTTTTTTCACCCGAAAGAAAATTCAACTGGTTTGTTGAAAATGAATTTTTTCGTTTTGAAAATAAAGCGATTCTGGAAATTTTGTTTTGGGTATATAGTGCCATTCTATCTCTTTATGTGATTCGTACGATAATCGTTTCGGTTAAAACTAAATTCTTTAATATTCCTAAAAACAGCATTATTTTAGGAACTGGACTTTCGTGGTATTTTGGAATTGTTTACTTCAACGACGACCTTATTTTTACCTTGCTAAATGTAGTTTCGCACGGAATTCCTTATATGGCTTTAGTGTACTTTAAAGAAATTGACGGGAAGAGCCACAAAGAAATAGGGGCTCTGGCTTATTTAAAGAGATACAATGGTATTTTAATTTATATTGGCATATTGCTATTAATTGCTTTTTCAGAAGAGTTTCTCTGGGAGTTTTTTGTCTGGAATGAAAATATTGCGGTAAGTACCAGCTTCGATTTCTCAGGATGGCAATTTTTATTAGTACCGCTTTTGAGTGTACCTCAATTTACACATTACATTTTAGATGGTTTTATCTGGAAGACTAAAAAATAAATTAAATCTGAAGATTAAATAAATTAAAAAACGGCTTGTGAAACTTTATTCACAAGTCGTTTTCTAATATAAGCCTATCTATTATGGTGTATTACAGCTTAATCTCAAACAAACTAAAAGAGCCTTCTTTATAATGTTCCGGTAATTCACTGGTCCACTCGATGGTGCTGATGCCTTTGTAGTTAAAACCACAACTGGTGTAATACTTATTTATCCTTTCGTTACCGCTATGGGTATCAAGTCTGATGTATGATTTGTTATTCTCGCGAGCATATATTTTTGCCCATTCGATGATTTTTTTAACATACGATTGTCCTCTGAATTTTGGATTCGTTGCAATGCGATGAAGGTAAATGGCAGGATCGGCACTGGCTTCTTTCCAAATAATCAAATCGTTAAAAGTAAGCACAAAGGTACAGGCAACTTCATCTCCTTCTTTGATGATGAAATGACGATTTTCGGTAATTTCTTTTTCTATAAGTGTTCTCTCAAAGCCTCTCCAGCTTTTGTTGTTGACCGTTTTTTGATAAGAGGTAGCTTCATTATAAAGATCGAAAACGGCATCGATATCTTCATTCGTAGTTTTTAAAAATTCCATTATTGGGTGGTATACTGTAGATTAATGAATCCCTCAAAGGTAAATCTTTAAGAGGCGTAAAGTCCCATGAAATATCAGTTTTAACTTTTTGTATTAGTATTCAACCACACTACATTTTGTTCGGATTGATGCTCCTGACCAATAATATCCCGATACAATTCTGGTCTCCTTGCTTTTATATAACGGTTTCCGCCAGCCTGAATGCACTTTTCAGGAGTTAATAGTGCAGTTACAAAAGAGTCTTCAAAAGAGCTGCATTCAGAAAGAATATCCCCAAAAGGATCAATAATCATCGAACAGCCATTTTTCAGCTGATCGTCGTCCATTCCAATGGGGTTCGAGAATACGGCATAAATAGCATTGTCATAGGCTCTTGCAGGAAGCCATTTCATCAGCCAGTCTCTGCCTTTCATTCCTTCAAATTCCAGTCGGAGAGAAGTAGGATCAGATTCACGGTTTTCCCACAGCTGTGGAGCAACAAATCCGGCACCCGGTCGGGTAGAAGGAGTACACATCGTAACGTGAGGCATAAAAATAATTTGGGCACCTAAAAGAGTGGTAGCGCGAACATTCTCAATAATATTGTTGTCGTAACAAATTAGAATACCGCATTTCCATCCTTTAATCTCAAAGATACAGTATTGGTCGCCCGGAGTAAGGTGTGGATTGATAAACGGATGAAGTTTTCGGTATTTGGCAACCAAACCATTTCCGTCTACACACACATAAGCTTTGAATAAGTTATCGTCTTCGTCTTTCTCAAAGAGCCCCGCCAGAATCACGATATTATGGTTTCGCGCAATTTCGGTTAATTTTGAAATGCTTTCTCCACTCGGAATTAATTCTGCCAGGTTCAGCATTTGTTCTTTTGATAGATGTCGGGCAAAAGTATAGCCCGTTACAGAACACTCGTGAAAAGAGATAACATCGCAGCCCTGACTTGCTGCCTGTTGTGAAAGTTTTTCAATTACGGATAAGTTATAACTTTTATCGCCACTTTTGTTCTCGAACTGAGCGGTGGCTATTTTTAAATTTTTCATAATGCTTACTATTGATTGGCGGCAAAGGTAGCATCGGTACTATTTTGAAAATTGTACAAAACCGACATTCTAAAGCAGAATTGGCGGAACAGTTTTGAGGAGATTATTGGTTAATTTCCCGGTATTGTTTAAGTATTCTTTTGGTGTGATTCCGGTGTGTTTTTTGAATTCCTTTATCAGATGAGACTGATCCGAAAAACCGGCATTGTAGCTAATGTTGGTGAGATTTGTATCGACCGACTTATCTTTTAGCAGTTTTAAGAAATAATGCAGTTTGATAATATTTCCAAATTTCTTCGGATTTAATCCGATGCACTCTTTGAACTTTCTTTCCAGATGACGTTCGGTATAACCTGTAAATTTAGCCAGTTGGTTTACATTAAAATTCCCTTTATGTGCGGTAATAAAACGAAGCGAACTTTCAATAATTAATTGGTAAGAAGCTGTTTTGTTGGAAATATAATTGTCGAAAAAATGATTGAGAAGTTCAACTTTCTTCAGGATCGTGTAATTTTCGCGTAGCTGCTCCTGAAGAATTAAACCGTCTCTGTTAAAAATAGTATCAATAGAGACAATAGAGTCGAGAAACTCATAAGCCGGAATGCCCAACAATTGATGAATCCCGTTAGGCTGAAAAACAACAATTATAAGAGTGATTTCATGGTTGGAATAAATGTCTTTAAATCCCGTAAGTTGTCCATACAAAAAAGAATCCGGTAAGAAGCTCTGAACTTCCTGATTGTTTAGATCAGAGGTAAGATTGCCTTTTAAAGAAAACACCATACCGGTATTACCATCCGAAAACAGACGAAGCTTTTGTTCGGATACTTCTTTGGTATCTAAAAAAAGATAATGTTTAATGTAAGGTGATAATTCTACTGATGGTGAAATCTGCATTATTTAAAAGATTATGGACTGCAGTCAATTGTTGTTACTTCTTCAAAACTCAATTGTATGAGATCATTTTTGATTTGTGAAGAATAACTTTTGATAAAATTAAGGATATTTTTTTAATTAAGATTTTAAATATTAGTTCTGTAAAGCTACTCTCACCAGCGGTAAAATACGTTCAGTAAATAAAGTATAAGCTTTGGCCGAAGGATGTAAGCCATCTGCGGCCACCAAATCAGGATTATCAAGGCCTTTGCGGGAAATATCGGTTATCGAAACAAAAACAATATTATTGAGTTTGCAGTAGCTTTCGGCAAAGGAATTGTATTGATTGATTTCGCTTGAAATTCTTTCGCCTTCTCCCTCCATTTGTATTTTGCCAAAAGGAGTATAAGCATAATCCGGAATAGAGATAACAATTACCCTTTCTTTATTGCCTTTTGCTAAAACAATTGCTTTTTCTACGAGTTCCGGAAATTCCTTCTCATAGATCGAAAAGCTTTTTCCCTGATACTGATTGTTAACCCCGATAAGAAGTGTGACTAAATCATAATTAGGATCCGGATTTTGGGTGTTTATTGCCGAAATTAAATTGGTGGTAGTCCATCCGGTAGTCGCAATAATTTTTAAAGAAAAGCTGGCTTGCGGATAAATTGCGGTTAAACTCGATTTTAACTGTTCAGGAAATCTGCACGTTTCGCATACGCTTTGTCCGATGGTGTAGCTGTCTCCTAAAGCCAAATATTTTATGGAACCCAAAAGAGGTGTAATTGGAAAAGTAGATATTTCCGCAGTGTTTTCGTCAGAACTACAGCTTAACAGGAATATAGAGAGGATAACAATAACTATTTGTTTGAAATGCAGTTTCATAATTTTGACAAATTAATTTTCGGTTCATTTTAAACAAATAGTTACGTTAAATAACTTGTTTCGGTTTTTAAACCATTTCAGCCTTCATCAGAATTTCTTCTTCAATAGCATTCCAAAGTCCGATACGTTTTTCTAATGCCAAAATCGAAATTTCTTCCACTTCTTTCCATTTCTGAGCATCATCTTCACACAAATCAGTGATCATTTGCATTGCCATTGGTCCATGTTCATCGGCATCCAATTCGATATGTCTTTCAAAGTAATATAAAAGTTTACTTAGATCCGTTTCAGGAAGATTCTTCTGGAAGTTTTTCAGGATTGCAGTAAACATACTCGGAATCAAATCTTCTCTTCCGAAAGTAAATGCTGCCGCAATTTGATGAGGCTTTCCTTCTTCAATGACTCTAAAAGTAAAGTCCAGAAAAGCTTTTGTATCAGGATGTAAGGAGCTTTGTTTTATGGCAACAAAAATATTATGCAAGGAGTTTACTTCGGCTAAAAAGTGGTTGATTCCGCTTGTATCGGCACCACAGTCTTCCATGGCTTCAATATACATTTCGTAGTGACTTTGTCTTTTTCCATCAATACTTAAATCGGTTTCTTCTGCCAAAACGATTTCGTTGATTAAGTATCTTGTTTCAGGATTTTTTGTCGCGAACCAAGGAGTAGAAGTACAGGTAAGCTTAGATTGTAATGCTTTTAATAAGGACATAAAATCCCAAACAGCGAAAACATGAGTTTCTAAAAAACGATGTAAGTCATCGATATTTTGGATTTTATTGTATAATGAATGTTGTAGAAGTTGATCTTTTTGGGGTTGAATGCTATTGTTTATAGTTTCAATATTCATTTTCGAATTTTTTATGCAAATATAAAAAGCTTCCCGTTAAGAAGAAGCTTTTTGTATTGGTTTTGTATATATTTTAATAAATATTCATTATTTAAATGCTGGAATTCCAGTTACATCCATACCCGTTATTAGTAAATGAATGTCGTGAGTTCCTTCGTAAGTAATAACACTTTCGAGATTCATCATGTGGCGCATGATCGAGTATTCGCCTGTAATACCCATTCCGCCCAGCATTTGTCTGGCTTCGCGTGCGATATGTATGGCCATATCGACATTGTTGCGTTTTGCCATTGAGATTTGTGTGGTTGTCGCTCTTCCTTCGTTGCGTAAAACACCCAGGCGCCAGGTTAATAACTGTGCTTTTGTGATTTCGGTAATCATTTCAGCTAGTTTTTTCTGTTGCAATTGCGTTCCTCCGATAGGTTTCCCAAATTGAATTCTTTCTTTAGAATAACGTAAAGCAGTATCGTAGCAATCCATTGCCGCTCCAATAGCTCCCCAGGCAATTCCGTATCGTGCCGAATCTAAGCATCCAAGAGGTGCGCCAAGACCGGATTTGTTAGGTAATAAGTTTTCTTTAGGAACCTTTACATTATCGAAGATTAATTCTCCGGTTGAAGAGGCGCGCAAAGACCATTTATTATGTGTCTCAGGAGTTGTAAAGCCTTCCATTCCGCGTTCAACGATTAGGCCGTGGATTCTTCCTTCTTCATTTTTTGCCCAAACAATTGCAATATCGGCAAAAGGAGCATTAGAAATCCACATTTTGGCACCATTTAAAAGATAATGATCTCCCATATCTTTAAAATTAGTGATCATGCTTCCGGGGTCAGAACCGTGATCTGGTTCAGTCAAACCAAAGCATCCCATGAATTCTCCTGTAGCCAGTTTGGGTAAATATTTCATTCGTTGTTCTTCGTTTCCATATTTCCAGATAGGATACATTACTAAGGAAGACTGAACGGATGAAGTCGATCGAACACCGGAATCTCCGCGTTCTATCTCCTGCATAATTAAACCGTAAGAAATCTGATCCAGACCTGCGCCTCCGTATTCTACCGGAATATACGGTCCGAAACCACCGATTTCACCGAGTCCTTTTATAATTTGTGTAGGGAATGCTGCTTTTTGAGCATATTCTTCTATAATTGGAGAAACTTCTCTCTTGACCCAGGCTCGTGCCGATTCGCGAACTAATTTGTGTTCGTCTGTCAATAAGTCATCTAAGTTATAGTAATCTGGTGCTTGAAATAGGTCTGGTTTCATTTTTGATAGTTTTATAATACAAATCTACGCAATAAAAATATAACAAAATACGGTTAAATTGTTATATTTCTATAAATGGTAAAGAAGGAAAATAGTATAAACACGAATTAATTTTAGTTTATTGTGAATTTATAAGCTATTTTTGAGATTCAAAAAACGAATTGAATGAGGCTGATCATCTCTTTTATATTCTTTTTTGTTGTAAACGTCGCTGTTTCTCAGGAGAAAAAGGTTTTTACGGAACAAGAGTACTTAATATTACAAGACAAAATTCGACTAACGGCAAATGCTAATGTTGACAGTTCGATCGTATATGCTAGTCAGCTGGCAAGATCTAATAATAATAAACATCTGGCTTTTGCAAATGCTGCATTGTCTTATTTGATTCAGTTAAAAGGAAATGCAGTAAAATCTAAGGAAAAGTACCAGTTAGCCTTAAATTACTTAGATAAAATGCCGGATGATAAAGAAAAAACTCAACTTCGGTCTTATTTGTATAATTATGCCGGCTTATCAGAATGGAAAAGAGAGAATTACAGTGATGCAATCGAAAATTATCAACAAGGAATAAAACTCTCTATAAAGATTGGGGATATTATTCAAATTGTTAAGTTTAAGAGTAATATTGCGGCTATAAATGTTGCTGTAGGTAATTATAGATTAGCGATTAAGGATTTGCGGAGTCTCAATGATTTTGTGGATAAAAACCAGAGCGTTTATACCAAACAGCAGTACCTTAATAATAAGAGTAACATCAATCTTAGTTTGGCAGGATCATATGAAAGCTTTTATATGAAAGACCCTAAGAAGAAGGTTTTACTTGACTCTGCGGAGTATTTTTATCAAAAAACGATCAGTTATTCTCAAAATTTTCCGGACAATAAAATTGTGGCGAAATTAAGTTTAGGGAATATTTACGGAGAGCTGAAAGAATACAAAAATGCCGAAAAAACGTATTACGACATCATCTTTCTGGCCAATCAAAATAATATGCAGGAAATCTTATGTACTACTAATTATAATTTAGGAGACTTGTATTATAATATCAAGAAGTATGATAAGGCATTAGTGTTTTTTAAAAAATCAGATTCTATTGGCGAGATAACAAAAACCAATCAGGTAGATCATCTGAAGTCAAATTATTATCAGGCAAAGATTTATAACATACTAAAAGAGCCTGAACTGGCTTATAAACATTCAAAAAGTTACCTTGATAATTACGAAAAATTGGAATCAAAATTAAATGATGAGATTCTGGAAGTAAATTATAAACTTGGAGTAGGAGATTTGACCAGTGAGATGGTTACCATTCAGGAGAAGTATAAATACGACGTTTTTCTGAATAAAGCTCTAAAGGTCTTTTATGTTGTTTTATTTATAGGGATCGTATTCTTGCTGATAAAAAACATACGGGATAAAAATAAAGCACATAAAAAAATGAATGCTTTAATAGAAGAGTTTAAAGCTAATTTAGAGAAGAAAAACGAACCTGAACCAGAGATTGCTGCTCTGGAGTCTGAGGAGTTACAACTTAAGAAAGAGAATGTCAATTTAAGTATTGATGAGGCAAAAGAGAATAAAATAGTAGAAAAATTGCTGGCGTTAGAAAGTAAACAGGAATTTTTGCACGCTGATTTTACTTTGCCTTATGTGGCTAAGAAGATAAAAACAAATACGACTTATTTGTCTTATGTGGTTAACAAACGATTTGGTAAGTCTTTTGGAGAATATTCGAATGAGTTGAAAATTAATTATGTTATTAATGAAATGATTACGAATCATATGTATCGTAAATATTCAACTCAGGCGATAGCAGAAAGTGTAGGTTTCAAAAATGCAGTGTCATTTGCTAAATCATTTCGCAAAAGAACTGGAGTGTCTCCAGCTCAGTTTGCGAATAATATTTAAATTTTTTTTTAGAGTTTTATTAAGGAATTTCGTCAGTACTTCCTTTCCCATTCCCTCTGGAAGGGTCACCGTCATCATCACCTCCAAAAATTGTTTGTTGCTCTTTTCTTGATAATTTTTCGTTTCCAAAATCTTCGAATTTTATTTTTTTAGTTTTCATTGTTATAGGTTTATTAGTTGTGTAGATCCGTTGCCATTTCCTCTATTACTATCGTTGTCACCTCCACGAACCGCTTTTTGTTCTTTTTTTGAAAGTGTATTGCTTGTAAAATCTTCGAAATTTAATTTTTTATTTTCCATTTTTGGTAGATCTTTAGCAATTAATTAGATCCCTTTCCATTTCCTCTGCTTGGATCACCAGTAATTGTATTGATAGGGGTATTAGGGTCATCACCTCCACGAACTGTTTTTTGTTCTTTTTTTGAAAGTGTATTGCTTTTGAAATTTTCGAAGTTTAATTTTTTATTTTTCATGATTTGATTTTTTTATTGATTAATTAGATCCTTTTCCATTTCCTCTACTTGGATCACCAGTAATTGTATCGATAGGACTATTAGGATCGTCACCTCCACGAACCGTTTTTTGTTCTTTTTTTGAAAGTGTATTGCTTTTGAAATTTTCGAAGTTTAATTTTTTATTTTTCATGATTTGATTTTTTTAAATGATTAATTAGATCCTTTTCCATTCCCTCTACTTGGGTCACCTGGAATAATAGATTCGTCTCCTCCCTGAACAGTTTTTTGTTCTTTTTTTGACAGTTTTTCCGATTGAAAATCTTCGAATTTTTGTGCTCGATTTGCCATGTTTATTTGTATTAGGATTATTGATATATCAAAACTATACAAAAAGGAAAACGCTTAATCGAGAATAGGGTTTTTGGGGTTTCGGACAAATCATTTTAAGAATAAAAGACTGATAATCAGTTGATTGTGATTTTATTCAGACTGATATAATTTATAAATTGTATGTAGTATAATTAATAAAATGTGTACTACTAGCGTTTTTTTCTCAATAAAAACAACAATCTTTGCAGTGTAATTATGATTTTAAAGACTCGAAAAGATGTTAAAACTTGTCCAAAAATTTCTACAAATAAACAAGTACTCGGAGATTAAAAATGAGTTTAAAGATTTGTTCCTTTCTCATCCAAATTATCCTAGTTTGTTTGCGATAACAGATTCTCTAGATTTACTGTCTGTAGAGAATGCTGCGATACGAGTTCCGAAAGAGCAAATAGTAGATTTGCCTTCAAATTTTTTGGCTTATTTCAAAGAAGAGTTAATATTAGTGGAAAAGGCAAAGAATTTTGTTCGAATCAATACGATGAAAAAAGGAAGTCAGAAAATGGCTTATGAAAAGTTTTTATTAGACTGGAATGGGGTTATAGTTGCAATTGAACCAAACAATGTTATAGCAAGAGACAGAATAAAAGTTGAATTCAGCTGGTTGAAATATGGTTTGCCACTTTTGTTGGTAGTTGGATTGTCATTTTTTTATAATACATACAATTTATTTAGCCTGTTTTTTTTAACAACATCAATTTTAGGACTCATTGTAAGTATTTTCATTGTTCAGGAAAAACTGGGATTTAAGAATAGTATCATTTCAAAACTTTGCAATTTTAGTTCTAACTCTTCCTGTAGCTCTGTAATCAATAGTAAAGAGGATAATGAAAGCAAATGGATTAGCTTTCCGGACTTGCCACTAATGTTTTTTGGAGCCAGTTTGATTGCAATTCTGGTAAAACCACTGGAGTCCTCGATTTTCATAGGTTTTTTAAGCTTATTAGCGATACCCGTTATTGTGTCTTCCATTTGGATTCAAAAATTTGAAATTCAAAGATGGTGTGTAATGTGCTTAGTGGTGTCTTCTTTGATTTTTGTACAAAGTGCTATATGGTTTGCGTCAGATTTGTTTACGTTGAGTTTTGGTTTTGCGGAAATTTTTCCATTCCTGTTCTCATTGGCACTTCTTGTTCCTATTTGGGCAGTTTTGAAAACAATTATAAAAAACATCTTAGGTACTGAAAGTTCACTTAAAGAGATGAAAAAGTTTAAAAGAAATTATTCTTTATTGAACTTCTTGTCTAAAAAAGTGCCTCATATAAATGGACTTGATGATCTAAGAGGATTGCATTTTGGAAATAGAAATGCGGCCGTTAAGTTATCCGTAATCATCAGCCCTAGTTGTGGACATTGTCATAAAACATTTCAGGAGGCGTTTGATTTAGTATTGAGATTTCCTGATAAGATACACTTGAATGTCTTGTTTAATGTAAATCCTGAGAATGCCGAAAATCCATATAAAGTAGTAGTTGAAAGACTTTTAACCATAAACAGATCTACACCGGGAAAAACGGTTGAGGCTATTTCGGACTGGCATATTAAAAATATGAGTCTTAAGAAATGGTTGAAAAAATGGACTGTTGATTCTGTAAGTATGATGATAACACAGGAAATAAACAAACAATATGAATGGTGTTCTAAAAATGATTTTAATTACACACCTGTTAAGATTGTAAATGATAAAATTTTCCCGGCAGAATATGAACTAGGAGAGTTAAAATACTTTTTAAACGATTATATCGAAGAGAAGGAAGAGGTTGTTTTGGAAAAAACAGCATAGTATCTAAAGAAAGTTACAACAGACAGAAGCTTCAGCTGTCTTAAAATGATTGAAGTAGGAGTTCAAAAAACAAAAACCTTTAGTTATGTTAAAAATCATTTTAAACTTAGAAGGTGCTCAAGAGCTAAGTGCATTCGAGCAAAAAAGCATGATAGGAGGGCAGCCAATTAATCCGCCTAAAAGATGTTGCATTTGTC
It includes:
- a CDS encoding helix-turn-helix domain-containing protein, with translation MAKKIKTNTTYLSYVVNKRFGKSFGEYSNELKINYVINEMITNHMYRKYSTQAIAESVGFKNAVSFAKSFRKRTGVSPAQFANNI
- a CDS encoding vitamin K epoxide reductase family protein, translating into MLKLVQKFLQINKYSEIKNEFKDLFLSHPNYPSLFAITDSLDLLSVENAAIRVPKEQIVDLPSNFLAYFKEELILVEKAKNFVRINTMKKGSQKMAYEKFLLDWNGVIVAIEPNNVIARDRIKVEFSWLKYGLPLLLVVGLSFFYNTYNLFSLFFLTTSILGLIVSIFIVQEKLGFKNSIISKLCNFSSNSSCSSVINSKEDNESKWISFPDLPLMFFGASLIAILVKPLESSIFIGFLSLLAIPVIVSSIWIQKFEIQRWCVMCLVVSSLIFVQSAIWFASDLFTLSFGFAEIFPFLFSLALLVPIWAVLKTIIKNILGTESSLKEMKKFKRNYSLLNFLSKKVPHINGLDDLRGLHFGNRNAAVKLSVIISPSCGHCHKTFQEAFDLVLRFPDKIHLNVLFNVNPENAENPYKVVVERLLTINRSTPGKTVEAISDWHIKNMSLKKWLKKWTVDSVSMMITQEINKQYEWCSKNDFNYTPVKIVNDKIFPAEYELGELKYFLNDYIEEKEEVVLEKTA
- a CDS encoding rSAM-modified peptide, which translates into the protein MANRAQKFEDFQSEKLSKKEQKTVQGGDESIIPGDPSRGNGKGSN
- a CDS encoding GNAT family N-acetyltransferase; the encoded protein is MEFLKTTNEDIDAVFDLYNEATSYQKTVNNKSWRGFERTLIEKEITENRHFIIKEGDEVACTFVLTFNDLIIWKEASADPAIYLHRIATNPKFRGQSYVKKIIEWAKIYARENNKSYIRLDTHSGNERINKYYTSCGFNYKGISTIEWTSELPEHYKEGSFSLFEIKL
- a CDS encoding helix-turn-helix domain-containing protein yields the protein MQISPSVELSPYIKHYLFLDTKEVSEQKLRLFSDGNTGMVFSLKGNLTSDLNNQEVQSFLPDSFLYGQLTGFKDIYSNHEITLIIVVFQPNGIHQLLGIPAYEFLDSIVSIDTIFNRDGLILQEQLRENYTILKKVELLNHFFDNYISNKTASYQLIIESSLRFITAHKGNFNVNQLAKFTGYTERHLERKFKECIGLNPKKFGNIIKLHYFLKLLKDKSVDTNLTNISYNAGFSDQSHLIKEFKKHTGITPKEYLNNTGKLTNNLLKTVPPILL
- a CDS encoding acyl-CoA dehydrogenase family protein, giving the protein MKPDLFQAPDYYNLDDLLTDEHKLVRESARAWVKREVSPIIEEYAQKAAFPTQIIKGLGEIGGFGPYIPVEYGGAGLDQISYGLIMQEIERGDSGVRSTSSVQSSLVMYPIWKYGNEEQRMKYLPKLATGEFMGCFGLTEPDHGSDPGSMITNFKDMGDHYLLNGAKMWISNAPFADIAIVWAKNEEGRIHGLIVERGMEGFTTPETHNKWSLRASSTGELIFDNVKVPKENLLPNKSGLGAPLGCLDSARYGIAWGAIGAAMDCYDTALRYSKERIQFGKPIGGTQLQQKKLAEMITEITKAQLLTWRLGVLRNEGRATTTQISMAKRNNVDMAIHIAREARQMLGGMGITGEYSIMRHMMNLESVITYEGTHDIHLLITGMDVTGIPAFK
- a CDS encoding TIGR04149 family rSAM-modified RiPP, with amino-acid sequence MKNKKLNFENFKSNTLSKKEQKTVRGGDDPNTPINTITGDPSRGNGKGSN
- a CDS encoding nitrilase family protein codes for the protein MKNLKIATAQFENKSGDKSYNLSVIEKLSQQAASQGCDVISFHECSVTGYTFARHLSKEQMLNLAELIPSGESISKLTEIARNHNIVILAGLFEKDEDDNLFKAYVCVDGNGLVAKYRKLHPFINPHLTPGDQYCIFEIKGWKCGILICYDNNIIENVRATTLLGAQIIFMPHVTMCTPSTRPGAGFVAPQLWENRESDPTSLRLEFEGMKGRDWLMKWLPARAYDNAIYAVFSNPIGMDDDQLKNGCSMIIDPFGDILSECSSFEDSFVTALLTPEKCIQAGGNRYIKARRPELYRDIIGQEHQSEQNVVWLNTNTKS
- a CDS encoding TIGR04149 family rSAM-modified RiPP; the protein is MENKKLNFEDFTSNTLSKKEQKAVRGGDNDSNRGNGNGSTQLINL
- a CDS encoding TIGR04149 family rSAM-modified RiPP, yielding MKNKKLNFENFKSNTLSKKEQKTVRGGDDPNSPIDTITGDPSRGNGKGSN
- a CDS encoding rSAM-modified peptide; this encodes MKTKKIKFEDFGNEKLSRKEQQTIFGGDDDGDPSRGNGKGSTDEIP
- a CDS encoding SGNH/GDSL hydrolase family protein, with protein sequence MKLHFKQIVIVILSIFLLSCSSDENTAEISTFPITPLLGSIKYLALGDSYTIGQSVCETCRFPEQLKSSLTAIYPQASFSLKIIATTGWTTTNLISAINTQNPDPNYDLVTLLIGVNNQYQGKSFSIYEKEFPELVEKAIVLAKGNKERVIVISIPDYAYTPFGKIQMEGEGERISSEINQYNSFAESYCKLNNIVFVSITDISRKGLDNPDLVAADGLHPSAKAYTLFTERILPLVRVALQN
- a CDS encoding DUF3050 domain-containing protein, which encodes MNIETINNSIQPQKDQLLQHSLYNKIQNIDDLHRFLETHVFAVWDFMSLLKALQSKLTCTSTPWFATKNPETRYLINEIVLAEETDLSIDGKRQSHYEMYIEAMEDCGADTSGINHFLAEVNSLHNIFVAIKQSSLHPDTKAFLDFTFRVIEEGKPHQIAAAFTFGREDLIPSMFTAILKNFQKNLPETDLSKLLYYFERHIELDADEHGPMAMQMITDLCEDDAQKWKEVEEISILALEKRIGLWNAIEEEILMKAEMV